From Apium graveolens cultivar Ventura chromosome 9, ASM990537v1, whole genome shotgun sequence, the proteins below share one genomic window:
- the LOC141685027 gene encoding uncharacterized protein LOC141685027 — MNQYLQRGSNDKDRAPGRGKNVVNVIFGGTASPPRSPDRENDVMMIQALDDEPIYFSYSDYEGLDPDHNLALVVTLDVTNNEVKRILVDNGSSANIVFEHTLNRMELGHLRMDPCLEDPLYGFGNTMIPIRGIIYLPIIFGAAPRQVSHMMKFYVISATSSYNMILGRPTITKLRAIPSTIHLKLKFPTPGGVGELKGDREMAGRCYGQALVMAETEP; from the coding sequence atgaaccagtatctCCAAAGGGGGTCAAACGACAAGGACAGGGCCCCGGGAAGAGGCAAAAATGTGGTAAATGTTATTTTTGGAGGCACAGCTTCTCCACCTCGGAGCCCGGACCGGGAGAATGATGTGATGATGATCCAGGCTCTGGATGATGAGCCGATCTACTTCTCTTATTCTGATTATGAGGGACTCGATCCGGACCACAACTTGGCATTGGTGGTGACCCTTGATGTCACAAATAACGAGGTAAAAAGAATTTTAGTTGACAATGGTTCCTCTGCTAATATTGTATTCGAGCACACACTTAATAGGATGGAGCTCGGCCACCTCCGAATGGACCCCTGTCTTGAAGATCCCTTGTACGGATTTGGGAACACAATGATTCCAATCCGGGGCATCATTTATCTCCCCATTATCTTTGGAGCCGCACCCCGGCAGGTCTCTCATATGATGAAGTTCTATGTGATAAGCGCAACCTCCTCATACAACATGATCCTTGGAAGGCCCACTATCACCAAGCTCAGGGCAATCCCCTCAACTATTCACTTAAAACTCAAATTCCCCACCCCGGGAGGCGTTGGAGAATTGAAAGGAGACAGGGAGATGGCAGGGAGATGCTATGGTCAAGCCCTGGTCATGGCAGAAACGGAACCGTAA
- the LOC141685026 gene encoding uncharacterized protein LOC141685026, producing MGNSVIISDVYLECLIVVGDRNYKVNLLPMEMHDFDITLSMNWLSEHRAIIVCQGKRGCDGYLAFVKDTSKDEPRIEDYPVVMEYEDVFPDELPGFPPDKEVEFTIELVPDAKPISKVPYRMTPLELQELKEQLQELLDRGFIRPSVSPWGAPVLFVKKKDGSHPTAAPHATAVSVQKELEFGPSKERVPG from the exons ATGGGGAATTCTGTTATTATATCTGATGTATATCTAGAGTGTCTGATAGTTGTGGGAGATAGAAATTATAAGGTTAACTTGCTTCCAATGGAGATGCATGACTTTGACATTACCTTAAGCATGAACTGGTTGAGTGAACATCGTGCCATCATTGTTTGTCAAGGAAAGAGG GGTTGTGATGGCTACCTTGCTTTCGTGAAGGATACATCGAAGGATGAACCTCGCATCGAGGATTATCCAGTTGTCATGGAGTATGAAGATGTGTTCCCTGATGAGCTACCAGGTTTTCCACCAGATAAAGAGGTGGAGTTTACTATTGAACTAGTTCCAGATGCTAAGCCTATTTCTAAGGTGCCTTACCGGATGACACCACTTGAGTTGCAGGAATTGAAGGAGCAGTTGCAAGAGTTGCTGGATAGGGGATTTATCAGGCcaagtgtatctccgtggggagCTCCTgtattgtttgtgaagaagaaggatg gttcccaccctacagctGCACCGCACGCCACCGCCGTTTCCGTCCAAAAGGAGCTTGAATTCGGGCCCAGCAAGGAGAGGGTTCCGGGATGA